From a single Dendropsophus ebraccatus isolate aDenEbr1 chromosome 8, aDenEbr1.pat, whole genome shotgun sequence genomic region:
- the LOC138798889 gene encoding uncharacterized protein, protein MSYEVSRIVLRCQKERDDALRREESARDKLKHLEVSSRSKIQDLKAKLKVVTGENKNLHRTIRKLRLDLGLEGSPRLKGKMTKDIIKELHQQEDQCSHLKEDNHVLSVQLREMVPVIVKSQQQTAELQTQLEVMESKVRSLTKENGRLAHLLQETRKEKEALERAYMSYKKSIEDSKYVTSRSIQTTTSIPVTLPTTLTKRVSRDPSNLQPSQMEKSNGSETSNSTPPSAMTTQKPYYRTLRNQS, encoded by the coding sequence ATGTCGTATGAAGTAAGTCGCATTGTGCTGAGGTGTCAGAAGGAAAGAGACGACGCTCTCCGCAGAGAGGAATCCGCCAGGGATAAGCTCAAGCATCTGGAGGTCTCTTCACGCTCTAAGATCCAGGATTTGAAAGCGAAGCTGAAAGTAGTGACCGGCGAAAACAAGAATCTCCACCGAACCATCAGAAAGCTCCGACTAGACCTGGGCCTCGAAGGGAGTCCAAGGCTTAAAGGTAAGATGACCAAGGATATCATCAAGGAGCTCCACCAGCAGGAAGACCAATGTTCTCACCTAAAGGAGGACAACCACGTTCTGTCCGTGCAACTCAGGGAAATGGTCCCGGTGATTGTGAAGAGCCAGCAGCAGACGGCCGAGCTGCAGACTCAGCTGGAGGTTATGGAGAGCAAAGTGCGGAGCCTGACCAAGGAGAATGGCCGCCTGGCCCACCTACTGCAGGAGACTCGGAAAGAGAAGGAGGCCTTGGAGAGGGCCTACATGAGCTACAAGAAATCCATCGAGGATTCCAAGTATGTTACCAGCCGATCTATACAGACCACCACATCCATTCCCGTCACATTACCGACCACTCTCACCAAGAGAGTCTCCAGAGATCCCTCCAACCTGCAGCCATCACAGATGGAGAAGAGCAATGGTTCAGAAACCAGTAACTCAACGCCACCATCTGCCATGACCACACAGAAGCCATACTACAGGACTCTACGCAACCAGTCCTGA
- the YIPF1 gene encoding protein YIPF1: MEARDALKFQEFDDATNLLAANPDATTVSIGDPDEPAGTQQGDEEDDLLGNEDSDKTELLAGQKKIAPFWTFEYYQTFFDVDTYQVLDRIKGSVLPIPGRNFVRLYVRSNPDLYGPTWICATLIFTITISGNLSNFLLHRGEAQYHYVPEFRKVSIAATAIYAYAWLVPLALWGFLSWRHSKVMSMVSYSFLEIVCVYGYSLFIYIPTSILWIVHSEILRWVLMSLAMCLSGAGLLLTFWPAVREDNRKIAISTLVAIMVLHVLLAVGCGQYFFDQPESERTLHTVTAIINVTKGAPQSR, translated from the exons atgGAGGCCAGAGACGCCCTCAAGTTCCAAG aaTTTGATGATGCAACTAATCTACTCGCCGCAAACCCTGATGCCACTACCGTGAGTATCGGGGACCCCGATGAGCCGGCCGGCACCCAGCAAGGAGACGAGGAAGACGACCTGCTGGGAAATGAGGATTCTGATAAAACAGAG CTTCTCGCAGGACAGAAGAAAATCGCTCCATTCTGGACCTTTGAGTATTATCAGACGTTCTTTGATGTTGACACATACCAG GTTCTGGACCGGATAAAAGGTTCTGTGTTACCGATCCCAGGAAGAAACTTTGTCAGGCTGTACGTGAGAAGTAACCCAGACCTTTATG GTCCTACCTGGATTTGTGCCACGCTGATTTTCACCATCACAATCAGTGGGAATCTATCCAACttcttgctgcacagaggagaagCTCAATACCACTATGTGCCCGAATTCAGAAAAG TGTCCATTGCCGCCACGGCCATCTACGCCTACGCCTGGCTGGTGCCGCTCGCTCTCTGGGGGTTCTTGTCCTGGCGACACAGTAAAGTCATGAGCATGGTGTCCTATTCCTTCCTGGAGATTGTGTGCGTCTACGGCTACTCCCTCTTCATCTACATCCCCACCTCT ATATTGTGGATCGTCCATTCTGAGATCCTCCGCTGGGTCCTCATGTCTTTAGCCATGTGTCTGTCTGGGGCCGGGTTATTGCTGACGTTCTGGCCGGCTGTGCGGGAAGATAATCGAAAAATCGCCATCTCCACCCTGGTGGCCATCATGGTCCTTCATGTGCTGCTGGCCGTGGGCTGTGGG CAATATTTCTTTGATCAACCTGAGAGTGAGCGGACACTTCACACTGTGACGGCTATTATTAATGTGACCAAAGGGGCGCCGCAGAGTCGCTAA